A stretch of the Verrucomicrobiota bacterium genome encodes the following:
- a CDS encoding prepilin-type N-terminal cleavage/methylation domain-containing protein, with the protein MESAFTLPEVLLALALLTVAAVAVGGAVRSSLDLLTRARFVEQPPIGFSIAMDALLKTQSVDAAEEGDRINLPDGETVRWNADVEDTGIPDLFRVSIEIEVGDREGTREVLLFRPSWSNAIDRGPLMEDARRDIEDRLEEVER; encoded by the coding sequence GTGGAGTCCGCTTTCACTCTCCCAGAAGTTCTCCTTGCTTTGGCCCTTTTGACCGTTGCCGCTGTTGCTGTTGGAGGGGCAGTCCGGTCCTCCCTCGATCTACTTACCCGGGCCCGCTTTGTGGAGCAGCCACCTATTGGTTTCTCAATTGCCATGGATGCCTTGCTGAAGACCCAGAGCGTGGACGCGGCAGAGGAGGGAGATCGGATCAATTTGCCCGATGGAGAAACGGTGCGTTGGAATGCAGATGTAGAGGATACTGGAATTCCGGATCTCTTTCGCGTTTCGATAGAAATCGAGGTCGGCGATCGTGAAGGAACACGGGAAGTTCTCCTTTTTCGTCCCTCTTGGTCGAATGCGATTGATCGAGGACCTCTCATGGAGGACGCCCGGCGCGATATCGAGGACCGACTTGAGGAGGTAGAGCGGTGA
- a CDS encoding prepilin-type N-terminal cleavage/methylation domain-containing protein: MRKSKTGTQSAFTLVEVLIALALSAAIFAAAINLLLGIVAAWEKAREGDLEADSEFRLFSFLQGYLQSFGEDDLSVETLPGELADYWITFTIENSPLTRDVQQEWKTERFALVVERDEIRLVPVVGENEDRPRTEDGVLLYGEGVEVEYWVWDEARERWEAEEELESRGGVEPSLPEYLVLTYPDETVRWIRLGSPEGDLALW; this comes from the coding sequence GTGAGGAAATCCAAGACCGGAACACAATCGGCGTTTACTTTAGTTGAGGTCCTCATCGCCCTTGCGCTCTCGGCAGCCATTTTTGCAGCGGCTATCAATCTACTTCTCGGAATTGTTGCAGCATGGGAAAAGGCGAGGGAGGGGGATTTGGAGGCGGATTCGGAATTTCGATTGTTCTCATTTCTTCAGGGGTACCTGCAATCATTTGGAGAAGACGATCTTTCCGTTGAGACTTTGCCGGGCGAACTGGCGGACTACTGGATTACATTCACGATCGAAAATAGTCCACTCACTCGGGACGTCCAGCAGGAGTGGAAGACCGAGCGTTTTGCCTTAGTGGTCGAGCGCGACGAAATTCGATTGGTGCCCGTGGTAGGTGAAAACGAGGATCGACCGAGAACGGAGGATGGAGTCCTACTCTACGGAGAAGGGGTGGAGGTTGAATACTGGGTTTGGGACGAAGCGCGGGAGCGTTGGGAGGCAGAAGAGGAGTTAGAGAGCCGAGGGGGAGTGGAGCCATCTCTGCCAGAATATCTGGTCCTCACTTATCCAGATGAAACGGTAAGGTGGATACGGTTGGGAAGTCCAGAGGGAGATCTTGCGCTGTGGTGA
- a CDS encoding secretin N-terminal domain-containing protein — protein sequence MNTLIRSVTLCIAILFGIGTATIRAQDDAFLFVDADLDTVFTELERLTGKSVLRPQSLPNARITFLPTQTLTSEERIVALESLLSLNGISLVELSDRFVKAVASAAVLSESPNLIVGSTLGMAPTEAVFAKIFKLDFLTADEATASIQPLLGGAGLVTIQKANWILVADALTNLQRVEEVLQQIDRKQAANEEIRFFQIRHIPAEDLQRNLEAFQTGPLARYFSGSTVISSVERSNQLVVVAHPDSMEFIEGLVEEFDVDAQPLTSSKVFYIRHAVAEEVANVITQLIDNQRGQENEQVSVQREGEIGEVQGQVETLVEVQTPTPEPTAAAAAAAARTAALMQFSPFASLVFDERSNSVIAYGTANDIEQIGILIDQIDILLAQVRIEVVIVEVTLDQDQVRGIDVFGLQYNTEGESQLRLAEVNGAELPLRVGAAVFSAFSLRDFSLQTVFNVARGNGDVTVLSAPTIMTTHNREARVEVGETRPIVTGSVINNDANATRSTVEFRDIGIQLTVKPLIAETGVIQMEILQVVENIVSIITDSDNPDLNGQPIIGTREAESFISVQDQEIIVLGGLQERQRNLTKNKLAILGNLPVVGEWLFTRRDNEVRTRELLIFIKPNVMLAPSAANEDANRLLDNLDERDSVRSYLDTGEFDSMNVPRINPDISVVEPFDDDAVADGVRTAD from the coding sequence ATGAATACTTTGATTCGATCAGTTACCTTATGTATCGCGATTCTTTTTGGAATCGGGACGGCGACGATCCGTGCTCAGGATGACGCGTTTCTTTTCGTAGATGCGGATCTGGACACAGTCTTCACTGAGTTGGAGAGGTTGACGGGTAAGTCTGTCTTACGTCCGCAGTCCCTTCCGAACGCCCGGATCACCTTCCTACCCACTCAGACGCTCACCAGCGAAGAGAGAATTGTAGCTCTGGAGAGTTTACTGAGTCTAAACGGGATCTCTCTCGTCGAGTTGTCGGATCGGTTTGTCAAGGCCGTTGCCAGCGCAGCAGTTCTTTCGGAGTCTCCGAATTTGATCGTCGGGTCGACTCTCGGCATGGCACCGACCGAGGCCGTTTTTGCAAAAATCTTCAAGTTGGATTTTCTTACTGCTGACGAGGCAACGGCATCTATCCAGCCTCTCCTTGGAGGAGCAGGCCTCGTCACGATTCAAAAAGCGAATTGGATTCTTGTCGCGGATGCGTTGACCAATTTGCAACGGGTAGAAGAGGTCTTGCAGCAAATTGACCGCAAACAGGCAGCGAACGAGGAGATCCGTTTCTTTCAGATACGTCATATTCCGGCAGAGGACCTGCAAAGGAACCTGGAAGCTTTTCAAACCGGACCTCTGGCGCGGTATTTCTCAGGAAGCACCGTTATCTCTTCAGTGGAGCGGTCAAACCAATTGGTAGTCGTCGCCCACCCGGATAGTATGGAGTTCATCGAGGGCCTAGTCGAAGAATTCGATGTTGATGCACAACCGTTGACCTCCAGCAAAGTCTTTTACATCCGTCACGCGGTCGCCGAGGAGGTCGCGAACGTCATCACCCAGTTGATCGATAACCAGAGGGGTCAGGAAAACGAGCAAGTTTCAGTTCAGCGTGAGGGTGAGATCGGTGAAGTCCAGGGCCAGGTAGAGACTTTAGTTGAAGTGCAAACGCCGACACCAGAACCTACAGCAGCAGCAGCCGCTGCCGCAGCGAGGACCGCCGCGCTCATGCAGTTTAGCCCGTTCGCGAGTCTGGTTTTCGATGAGCGGAGCAACTCGGTCATTGCCTATGGCACGGCAAACGATATCGAACAAATTGGAATACTAATTGATCAGATCGACATCCTTCTCGCACAAGTACGGATCGAAGTGGTGATTGTTGAGGTCACCCTTGACCAGGATCAAGTCAGAGGTATCGATGTATTCGGTCTGCAATACAATACGGAAGGAGAGAGCCAGTTGCGTCTTGCCGAGGTCAATGGAGCAGAGCTTCCACTGCGGGTTGGGGCAGCAGTCTTCAGCGCTTTTTCGCTGCGGGATTTCTCGTTGCAAACCGTATTTAACGTGGCTCGCGGCAACGGGGATGTGACGGTTCTCTCGGCACCGACGATAATGACCACTCACAACCGGGAAGCCCGGGTAGAAGTAGGGGAGACCCGACCGATCGTTACCGGTTCGGTGATTAACAATGATGCCAACGCCACCCGAAGCACGGTCGAGTTTCGGGACATCGGTATTCAGCTAACGGTGAAGCCTCTGATCGCAGAGACAGGAGTCATCCAGATGGAGATCCTTCAGGTGGTGGAAAATATCGTTTCGATCATCACGGACTCTGACAACCCCGACTTAAATGGGCAGCCAATTATCGGAACTCGTGAGGCAGAGTCCTTTATTAGCGTCCAGGACCAAGAGATTATCGTCCTCGGAGGATTGCAGGAGCGTCAGCGCAATCTCACAAAAAACAAGCTCGCGATTCTGGGTAATCTGCCAGTGGTCGGGGAATGGCTTTTCACTCGTCGCGACAACGAGGTAAGAACCCGGGAGCTTCTGATTTTTATCAAGCCAAATGTTATGCTTGCTCCCTCGGCCGCGAATGAAGACGCGAACCGACTCCTGGACAATCTCGATGAACGCGATTCAGTAAGGAGCTATCTCGATACGGGTGAATTTGATTCAATGAATGTTCCGAGGATCAACCCGGACATAAGCGTGGTAGAACCCTTTGATGACGATGCTGTTGCAGATGGCGTGCGAACGGCAGATTAG